The genomic interval ATAACGATTGATTTTTGGCATTTTAGAACTCCTTTTTCATATTTTGTGGTGAAATGATATTAAATTTCCACGCAAATATCTCTTAAGAAAGGGATAAAATAAGTCTGATTTAGATTGATTTAAGGAGCAAGCAGTGTTGCTCCTTCATTATGAGGTCGTTAGATAAGTGTAATAGCGACTTTGTGTTGGTCAAGCCCCATGCTTTTTTTATTCGTCTCACCAAAAGCTAAGAGAAGCAGTTCTGCAAGGCTTAAGACACTTAGCCCAATGTCGCGACCTGCGGTTTTCTCCAGCTCTTTTTGGTAAAAATCAAACAGGATAAAACTTCGTGCATCACTGATAAGTACAAAATCAGCGGCATTATCGAACATATCAAGCATCGCTTTGGAGGCGAGTTTTTTGGCAAGAAGGGGTGAGGCGCTGTAGACTTCAAAACCATCGCTCTCATAGGTACTTTCGTGTTTGACCCTTTTAAGTTTGATGAGATCCAGCAGTTGTAACAGTAGCGCTTCTTTGCGGTATTTTTTAGCGCGACATGCGTTTGAGCCTAGGAAGAGGGCTGTTTGGAAGTTTGTAAAGGGATTTTTCACCAAAGTTGCTAGTTTTTCCACGCCGACTTCTTCAAGCAGCAGTTGTTCTAAAGAGAGAACATTCACTT from Sulfurospirillum multivorans DSM 12446 carries:
- a CDS encoding HdrB C-terminal domain-containing protein, coding for MKNYFLFESLIEREKTAPMITAARKLIELLGIDAPSFKGAKNDLGSEFMGLDRLKFLEHYAYNLTLAATEKRDIVCIEQSSFICHAHTKELLLNDANLKFEIAQRLEKHNVSLNLEVNVLSLEQLLLEEVGVEKLATLVKNPFTNFQTALFLGSNACRAKKYRKEALLLQLLDLIKLKRVKHESTYESDGFEVYSASPLLAKKLASKAMLDMFDNAADFVLISDARSFILFDFYQKELEKTAGRDIGLSVLSLAELLLLAFGETNKKSMGLDQHKVAITLI